AAACCCACGGAAGCTGAGTTTGTAAGTAAAGCTCAAAGAATAGTACTTGAACTTAACAATGACAATACTAAGAGAGCAattcatggaaatgagtatgttTTAGTTCTTGGTTATGCTCCTTGGTGCGTTAGGAGTGCTGAGTTAATGCCCAAATTTGCTGAGGCTGCTACTGCTCTTAAAGAATTAGGGAGTTCTTTGTTGATGGCTAAGATTGATGCTGAAAGATACCCTAAAGTTGCTTCTACCCTTGAGATCAGAGGGTTTCCTACTTTGCTTTTGTTTGTTAATGGGACTTCTCAACCTTACACTGGTGGATTCTCCGCGTAAGCAGTTTTTTCATCGAATTGCAAGTTATACTACTTTTTGTATAGTTTTTGGATATctgaattttaattttaaaatattgagttgataTAATCTAATTTAGTGACTTTCGTAAAACGagaagtgccacataaattgggacggagggactATTAAAGATTAGTTAAATTGACTTTCGGAAGACGAAAAGTGCGACATAAATTGGGGCGGAGGGAGTAGTAAAAGATTAGTTAAACTGACTTTCGGAAAATGagaagtgccacataaattgagacgcgGGGAGTAGTaaaagattagtcaaattgacttttCGAAAACTaacagtgtcacataaattgggatggagggagtagtaaAAGATTAGTCAAGTTGACTTTCGGAAAACAAAAAGTGCCGCATAAATTGGGACATAGATAGGAGGAAGCAAgtaagggcagcccggtgcactaagctcccgctatgcgcggggtccggggaagggccggaccacaagggtctattgtacgtagccttaccttgcatttctgcaagaggctgtttccacggctcgaacccgtgacctcctggtcacatggcagcaactttaccagttacgccaaggctccccttcatagGAGGAAGCAAGTACATTAATAAAATTAGGAGGACAGGCTTGTGTAGATCTTTATGTTGTACTTTCATATGTGCATCCGAATTGTTGATTCACATTTGTGCCACTGGATGTTAATCAGGGAAGAACTTGTAATCTGGGCAAGGAAGAAGACAGGTGTACCTATTATTAGAATTAGCTCAGATGCTGAGGCAAGCCACTTCCTCAAGAAGCATTCAATGTTTGTGGTTGGTCTGTTTGAGAAATTTGAGGTATGAACACTTAACAACTTTATTCACTCTTCAACTCATAGTTTGGTTAAAAGCATAGTAGGGCATTTTTGGTGTTTACCTTCTTGTTTTAATCGAACTTCCCCCATCTCACCAAAATTTAAATAGGTTACTGAACAGAAAAATCTGTGGAATTTGCTTCTAACATGCACATTGCTTCATGTATAATCACACAGGGACCTGATTATGATGCATTTAGAAAAGCAGCCGAAATGGACAATGAAATCCAGTTTGTGGAAACTAGCAATGCAGAAATTGCCAAGCACCTCTTCCCCGATTTTAAGTCAGCCAGTCTTTTCCTTGGTCTAGTTAAAAGCGAGCCAGAGAAATACACAGAATATGGTAGGTTTTCTATTATTAAATTCCAGAGATACATTTGACACCCCTTTATTGCTCAAGCATTACTATTCTCGTTGTTCTTGACTATGCCTGAAGCTGAGCAATTAAATCTACAACTACTTATTCGTTGGATGGCTAAAAGCTTGTAAAGATTAGATGGATATATCATTCCCTGATCTCTAGGAGATTTTTTTAATGTTTGAATCTTGACTTGATTTTTCTCTTTCAGTAGCATTGCGTTGCTTAATAAAATTTCACTATTCACATCATTGATGTGGTTTGCAGAAGGAACCTTCTCTACAGATGGAATCTTGCAGTTTTTGGATGATAATAAGTTCCCCTTAATTACAGCACTTACTGAACTTAACGCTGCTAGAGTTTACTCCAGCACAAGCAAACTTCAGGTAACTGTTGGGCCTGACTCATTGTACTTCATATCATTTTCTGTTTCCCAAAAGTATTTGACATTTCCATGTATTCATAATTCATATGCTTGTGCACTTCTTCGTATTTCATAATACAAAGACTTGCATCTATGAAAGATAGGTGAAGAAAACAAAGGCTGTTCTCCTGTACTGTTGAAACAATGTTAGCCTTTGATATTTGTGGAAACACTTGTATATCAGTGTTCATTTAATCTAATTCATCTTTGGGCTGGTATAGAGTTAGCAGTTTTATCCATGAGAAGTAGAAGGTCAGCCGTAACACTAATAATTTCTACTTTTTTTCTTGCGTGGACATTTTACTTTCACCAATAATAAATGTTAACACACCTATAATAACCACAAGGCTGGCTCGGTTGGTCAAGCATGGGActtccataatggaggtctcaagtTTGAAACCCCTTGCCTACGACAACAGGGTATTTTTGCCTTCTGGGTTGAGCTCGTCACAcgaggcttgcctagtgcgggttatctctcctgtgtggtttgcggctATTGCACTTTACCCTGTGTGCACCCGAAGGGTAGTGGCTAGGGGTGTTCAtagttcggtttgggtcggttattgattaaaaccataaccaaaccaatttagtcggtttttaaatgtctaaaaccataaccaaaccaaataaaataataaccaccggtttggttattgtcggtttggttcgatttttcggtttatgactagcagctatgagacttatcagtaaaacattaaaaggttgaaaaagacatgtctttttttttttgttcaaacgataacttttatttatagtttaaggtggaacatataTCATAGAAACactttcactattagtgatagtgtagtactcaagttacccaaagttactaaactattacatatagagctaaaaactaacttagtagtggctgcagcatttttgtcatcttaatacacatacatgggaataaagtagagcataggagtttttagttgttgttacaaacatacataataattaaacataaagactacctaaaattaaaatgaaaatatatgaaataaaaaaactgtgTAATGATcacaaactttggggcagtactttcatttttgccctcaattctcccattttatttaAAAAACTGTGTAATGATCCAAACTTTATATGTTTTTCTaccattatccccaaggctaggggcTCGATTACAAGGAGttattcttttctgctttttaggaggattacccacggaagaagtattagggcattaccatgtgcttgagttgcagcaaatgctgatgttactgaagtatcttctataatcaacctctgtccttttcataagaaaagtattagaagtttaggactcattcagacaagaaaaaagaaaggtataaattcgaaaaaagaagaagaaacaacctaatCAAAtgactgacaaagaaaggctaaaaatttaagttaaagacattagactctaacttgagcttctgttagtaggtttacacttaaacatttaaaagagttaaaagacttaaagacatgggcttggacatattcttaacaacatgggccttaaacaatcatgtgaaataagtagatcaaaaatcaaattaatgattaaaaggtataaaatatttataattatttatgaaaaactaatattatacatataaataattataaaatttatgtatataatttatcggtttggttcagttatttattcggttattttttaatagaaccataaccaaaccaaatataatcggtttttaaaatttaaaaccaaatcaaaccaaatgtcggttttttaatcggtttggttaaattttcggtttggttttggttttaaccaaaactgtgaacagccctagtAGTGGCTGCGGGTTCCCTTGTTATCAAAAACAAAACACCTATAATAAGAGGAGGAAACTGCTGAAGAAGTTCGTTACGATTCTGAGCATCTATAGTTGTTTAATATCAAGCTGGAGTTAGGGCTGTTGGATAGAGATTTTCTGTTATCAAACATTGTAATGTATATCTAGTTCTTGCATTTTTGAAGCAGACTGTAATCATGCACTAATGTGCTTGTGATAATTGTTGGATTACCTATGCTTCAATGCCATATAGGTGTTGATAATTGCTGAGCCTGATGACTTCAAGAAACTTGTGGAACCTTTGCAAAATGTTGCAAGAAAGTTCAAATCAAAGGTTTCTCTCTTGTCTGGATCTAGTGAAGCAAATTACTCTTCCTTTCTAGATTTGTGTGATTGACATCTGCCTTTTGATTGCAGATAATGTTCATACTTGTAGATATTAGAGAGGACAATCTTGCAAAGCCCTTCCTTACTATGTTTGGTCTAGAAGAATCACAAGACGCTGTTGTTAGTTTTCTACTGAAGTATTTTTCAACTTCTTGATACAAGCTGTTTATCAAGTTTCCTCAGACAAACCTTTCCATTGTGTGGATGCACAGGTAGTATCTTTCAACTACAGTAGCAGCTTGAAGTATTTGTTGGAGTCAGATGCCACACCAGCAAGCATAGAAGTATCAATATCTCTCTGTTCGTTTTCTCTTTCTAGGCTTCTTCAAATTGTGATCTGAACTTCACATtgttgattttgtttctgcaggaCTTTTGTTCAGGTCTTCTGAATGGGACTGTGTCATCATACTACAAATCACAACCAATTCCTGATAACGTAAGTTCTCTTAACAATAATCTCATGATGTCAATTTATGTTTTGGCAATCAGGAAAACATTATTCACAGTTCTTTAGCTTGCCTAATTCAAGTTATGTTGGTAGTATAATACTTGTATCTATCATAATGGTCTGGTAATTTCCCTAATAGCTGACTGAAAGATGCTCTGGATTTACAGAGAATGTTTCCATTTATTGGAATGACTTATTACACAATGTTGGTTACACGGTAAAAATAACTAGAAgaggaaaatatgaaaaattatacTGCTGTTTATTTAGCATTTGAACATCATAAGACAAATGGTACTTGTGGACTCTCTAGGCCGTGTTGAACCAGCCAATAAATATCAAACTAGTCTTGTGGACTAGTTTGATATTTATTGGCTGTTTATTTAGATTTCCTTTAGCTGACATTGATGTTGtcacaacaaccaaaaaaaaaaagggttactTGACAAAACCTCAACTTTCCTATAACATGGCAAAAAGTGTCTATGAATGTATGCAAACCATCCATTCAATCAACAATGACGTTATACTTGTAATAATATCTCAACAGGCTTTTCTTGTGTTACTCAATATCAGTTCATTGTTTGAGCATAAACTTCACTAGTTCTGATCATTTCTGCTGGAGCATCAATTTATCTACATGTTCTGGAGCATCCTTTTCGTGCCATAACATACTTTGTGGTCTGCTTCATCTCTGCTCCAGATTTTGTTATGATGTTTGATCAACTTCTACTCTGGTCTAATCTGAAGTTGTTTAATCCCATAATTCCTATTACAAATGCAGCTTATGTTTTTTGATCTGTTCCTTTTTGCTTGAATTTGATGTAGTTATGTTTATACAATAATGTTTTATCAACTCCAAAAACCTTTGCTCTGTAATTGCAGAAGAACATGAGCATTCTGACAGTTGTTGGTAAGACCTTTGATGAATTGATCCTGAACAGTCCCGCAAACATTCTTCTAGAGGTTTGTAATGCTTTGCTCAGATCAGACACTTGTTGAAAGTTTAGTCTCATATTCTATGTGTTTGTTAGAGTTCTTGTGCATTTGGTACATGAATTATCTGCGGAGGAAAAatgacataaatatataatgaccCATATTTCTTCCTTTAATGAGTAACTCACATTAAAGATATTCTGCGATGTGGATAATGTTATAATTCTATAATAATGTATCTTGTGTTATTGAAGATACACACACCATGGTGCATAACTTGTGAAACCACAAGCAAGCAAATGGAGAAGTTGGCCAAGCATTTCAAAGGCTTGGATAACTTGATCTTTGCAAGGATAGATGCTTCCCTAAATGAACACCCGAAATTACAGGTGAGGATAGTAAATAATTTACTCCTTTGCTTTAAATTGATACGTTGCTCGGATCTTTTATATTTAAGATGAAAAAATTTCCATCTGAATATTTTGTTCAGTCGGTCTGGAATATGCATTAAGTTACCAACAACAACTACGCCTCAGTCCAAACAAGTTGGGCCGTTATATGAATCCTCACTGTCCATGATTCTCTGTATAAATTCATCTCAAACCAATATTTTGCAGAATATGCATTAGGTTACGACTCCCTTAAGCAtacctatatatatgacataagGTTGAGTTTTCCAATTCGGAGAATTGGATTGTATATAGAGCAAGGAATGAATTGACAGTTCCCGTAATGTCAAATGACAAACCGTTCCCCCAGAATTTACTTCAGATTGATGGTCCCGTAAATCACTATCCATCACTAATAAGAAACTAGATTGATGTTCTGTAATACACTATGCCGGTAATGAAATGCCTAATTGGACTCTGTTACATTATTTTATATCTTGAAATAGTTTCGCACCAGTTCTATCATATATTATTCGTGCTAGAGAAAtagttaaattatttctttgtCAAACATAAAGTGGCTGTTGTACACAATTTCTTAGGAGGCATAACTGCGAAGAGTCACATTTTTATGCTGATGAATGTGGCCAGAAGCAGTATCTCACGATGCAATTTAATATGGAAAAAGCAAAATTTAAACAAGCGCTCATGAAATGGCACCGAGATAGTTAATGATTATGATGAACTTATTATTTTGACTATGCTTTTAACAACAATATGCAGGTTGATGATTATCCAACACTTCTCTTCTACTCAGCAGATGACAAGACAAATCCGGTAAGTTTAACGACAATACAGTAGGATGGTTTATTATTCTTGCTCCCCATTTTAATGGCTTCCCTACTACTTGAATTTCCTTATGTAGATACCGTTTCCTACAAAATCAAGTGTAAAAGATTTGGCTACACTCATCAACAAGAATTTGAAAGCACAAGATCCTGAAATCAGAGATGAACTGTAGGAAACAGTTGCATGCAGGGACAAGCTAATTCGCTTGAAGATGAGGataat
The nucleotide sequence above comes from Lycium barbarum isolate Lr01 chromosome 3, ASM1917538v2, whole genome shotgun sequence. Encoded proteins:
- the LOC132633392 gene encoding protein disulfide isomerase-like 1-6 yields the protein MYTPKPISRFIFFSLLLLLLLNFLTPSISSELDLTDEDGDDVEGLEELIALDEQEENPQVAHHEKPTEAEFVSKAQRIVLELNNDNTKRAIHGNEYVLVLGYAPWCVRSAELMPKFAEAATALKELGSSLLMAKIDAERYPKVASTLEIRGFPTLLLFVNGTSQPYTGGFSAEELVIWARKKTGVPIIRISSDAEASHFLKKHSMFVVGLFEKFEGPDYDAFRKAAEMDNEIQFVETSNAEIAKHLFPDFKSASLFLGLVKSEPEKYTEYEGTFSTDGILQFLDDNKFPLITALTELNAARVYSSTSKLQVLIIAEPDDFKKLVEPLQNVARKFKSKIMFILVDIREDNLAKPFLTMFGLEESQDAVVVSFNYSSSLKYLLESDATPASIEDFCSGLLNGTVSSYYKSQPIPDNKNMSILTVVGKTFDELILNSPANILLEIHTPWCITCETTSKQMEKLAKHFKGLDNLIFARIDASLNEHPKLQVDDYPTLLFYSADDKTNPIPFPTKSSVKDLATLINKNLKAQDPEIRDEL